In Nocardia yunnanensis, one DNA window encodes the following:
- a CDS encoding DUF4245 domain-containing protein encodes MSYQKPRSQNDYRDLIWSLAPLVLICLVIAGIASQCSFSAGGPTQGQIPKFDAKAALSDDARDMSFPIRLPALPDTGGDKWTPNSGSHDTITDTGGGQVSTVGYITPQGTYMQLTQSSATVDALDKKYLGGRAAMGSEQRGDHKWTVYAEAGSEPAWISDFGDVRIMIKGAGNGAAFNTLATAVGQAQPLPHS; translated from the coding sequence GTGTCGTACCAAAAGCCGCGCAGTCAGAACGACTACAGGGACCTCATCTGGTCACTTGCTCCGCTGGTGCTGATCTGCCTGGTCATCGCGGGCATCGCCAGTCAGTGCTCGTTCTCCGCGGGTGGTCCGACCCAGGGCCAGATTCCGAAGTTCGACGCCAAGGCCGCGCTGTCCGACGACGCGCGGGACATGTCGTTCCCGATCCGCCTGCCCGCGCTGCCCGACACCGGCGGCGACAAGTGGACCCCCAACTCCGGCAGCCACGACACCATCACCGACACCGGCGGCGGCCAGGTCAGCACCGTCGGCTACATCACCCCGCAGGGCACCTACATGCAGCTGACCCAGTCCAGCGCGACCGTCGACGCCCTCGATAAGAAATACCTCGGCGGCCGGGCGGCCATGGGCAGCGAACAGCGCGGCGACCACAAGTGGACCGTCTATGCCGAAGCCGGCTCGGAACCCGCGTGGATCAGCGACTTCGGCGATGTCCGCATCATGATCAAGGGCGCCGGCAACGGCGCGGCCTTCAACACCCTCGCCACCGCCGTCGGCCAGGCCCAGCCGCTGCCGCACAGCTGA
- a CDS encoding DUF6542 domain-containing protein translates to MASIQRERTEVPLSHRSILPSVPGVPAGAAVLIAITCAFVGFLLDARTTGTRPQGNELTGTFATFYVVGCVLAVLAVRYRGLFTTLVLPPLLLFVAVPLSSQLLAGSSSSLKLKDILFNLAIPLVNRFPTMALATVLVLAIGALRIALHRRETKSEAGAEPRKARARASRAGTGRAQRTRSADSKDPARRRFRPGADTVAEAEPTEADATRTARRAAGGRVAAGPRVGANRQNGKGRQNSEGRRRGARTEPAAPAATEGRRRAQYGETPRAGERRAAPVDTPPRTGERRAVPADRPRTGERRAVPAEGRRAAPPAPEAAPAEGRRRRAQSPEQAAARGTERHAAPDRTGAPAEGGRRRRAQPAEVPPHPRPNVRYRERDSGRIER, encoded by the coding sequence GTGGCTTCTATCCAACGCGAGCGAACCGAGGTGCCGCTGTCGCACCGTTCGATCCTGCCGTCGGTTCCCGGCGTCCCGGCAGGAGCCGCCGTACTGATCGCCATAACGTGCGCCTTCGTCGGTTTCCTGCTCGACGCGCGCACCACGGGCACCCGCCCGCAGGGCAACGAACTCACCGGCACCTTCGCCACGTTCTATGTCGTGGGCTGCGTGCTGGCCGTGCTGGCGGTCCGCTATCGGGGCCTGTTCACCACGCTCGTGCTGCCGCCGCTGCTGTTGTTCGTGGCGGTGCCGCTGTCCTCCCAGCTCCTGGCCGGGTCGTCCAGCAGCCTCAAGCTGAAGGACATTCTGTTCAATCTGGCCATCCCCCTGGTGAACCGCTTCCCCACCATGGCCCTGGCCACCGTGCTGGTGTTGGCCATCGGCGCGCTCCGGATCGCCCTGCACCGCCGCGAGACCAAGTCCGAGGCGGGCGCCGAGCCGCGTAAGGCGCGCGCTCGCGCGAGCCGCGCCGGCACCGGACGCGCCCAGCGCACCCGTTCCGCCGATTCCAAGGACCCGGCCAGACGCCGCTTCCGTCCCGGCGCGGACACCGTCGCCGAAGCCGAGCCCACCGAGGCCGATGCCACCCGTACCGCGCGCCGCGCCGCCGGCGGCCGGGTCGCCGCGGGACCGCGGGTAGGCGCGAACCGCCAGAACGGCAAGGGCCGCCAGAACAGCGAAGGCCGACGCCGGGGCGCGCGCACCGAGCCGGCCGCCCCCGCCGCCACCGAGGGCCGCCGCCGCGCGCAGTACGGCGAGACGCCCCGCGCCGGGGAACGCCGGGCCGCTCCCGTCGACACCCCGCCGCGCACCGGCGAGCGTCGCGCCGTCCCGGCCGACCGCCCGCGCACCGGGGAGCGCCGGGCCGTCCCGGCCGAGGGCCGCCGCGCCGCTCCGCCCGCGCCCGAGGCCGCCCCGGCCGAGGGTCGTCGCCGCCGCGCGCAGAGTCCCGAACAGGCCGCCGCGCGGGGCACCGAACGCCACGCGGCCCCCGACCGCACCGGGGCTCCGGCCGAGGGTGGTCGCCGCCGCCGGGCGCAGCCCGCTGAGGTGCCCCCGCATCCCCGTCCGAATGTGCGTTACCGGGAACGCGATTCGGGCCGCATCGAACGCTGA
- a CDS encoding exodeoxyribonuclease VII small subunit, protein MADPTDDRAEIATFGYERARDELANVVKMLEQGGMDLDDSLALWERGEALATRCEQHLAGARKRVEDALAHRTSQE, encoded by the coding sequence ATGGCTGACCCGACCGACGACCGCGCCGAGATCGCCACCTTCGGCTACGAGCGCGCCCGCGACGAACTCGCCAATGTGGTGAAGATGCTCGAGCAGGGCGGCATGGATCTCGACGACTCGCTGGCCCTCTGGGAACGCGGCGAGGCCCTGGCCACCCGCTGCGAACAACACCTCGCCGGCGCCCGCAAACGCGTGGAAGACGCGCTGGCACACCGCACTTCCCAGGAATGA
- a CDS encoding DNA recombination protein RmuC, translating into MTAPMLFALLLVFVSGLALGWLGHAARAGQRAAVAEARLAAMRDNERLLRQSLGAASEDAARRQSHAIGSLVEPLREAVGNLNRHIQEVEHNRINAYSGLREQVAGMQRTSHQLSTQTGQLVAALRAPQVRGRWGEIQLERVVELAGMARHCDFDTQVTRRGDTVVRPDMVVRLSGGRQIVVDAKVPCTAYLDAAATEEPREREGHLTRHARHLRNHVDQLAAKEYWAAFDPSPEFVVLFVPGDPFLDAALTSDSGLLEYAFGRNVVLATPTTLMALLRTVALGWRQEALSEDVALIQQLGRELYTRLSTTGRHLDRLGAQLGKAVDAFNHTVSSVESRVMVTARKLHELEVADAPVPDIRPVESWPRAVGFAGDEPGYRTGDHRIGMEGSDA; encoded by the coding sequence ATGACCGCACCGATGCTGTTCGCGCTGCTTTTGGTGTTCGTTTCGGGGCTGGCCCTGGGCTGGCTCGGGCATGCCGCGCGCGCGGGACAGCGGGCGGCGGTGGCGGAGGCGCGGTTGGCGGCCATGCGCGACAACGAGCGATTGTTGCGGCAGTCACTCGGCGCGGCCAGCGAGGACGCGGCGCGGCGGCAGTCGCATGCGATCGGGTCGCTGGTCGAGCCGCTGCGGGAGGCGGTGGGCAATCTGAATCGCCACATCCAGGAGGTCGAGCACAACCGCATCAACGCGTATTCCGGCCTGCGCGAACAGGTCGCGGGTATGCAGCGCACCTCGCATCAATTGTCCACGCAGACCGGCCAATTGGTGGCCGCCCTGCGCGCGCCCCAGGTGCGCGGGCGCTGGGGCGAGATTCAGTTGGAGCGGGTGGTGGAGCTCGCCGGCATGGCCCGGCACTGCGATTTCGATACCCAGGTGACCCGCCGCGGCGATACCGTCGTGCGCCCCGACATGGTGGTCCGCCTCTCGGGCGGACGGCAGATCGTGGTCGACGCCAAGGTGCCCTGCACCGCCTATCTGGACGCCGCCGCCACCGAGGAACCGCGCGAGCGCGAGGGCCATCTGACCCGCCACGCCCGGCATCTGCGCAATCACGTGGATCAGCTGGCGGCCAAGGAGTACTGGGCCGCCTTCGATCCGTCGCCGGAATTCGTGGTGTTGTTCGTGCCCGGCGATCCGTTCCTGGACGCCGCGCTCACCTCCGATTCCGGACTGCTCGAATACGCCTTCGGTCGCAATGTGGTCCTGGCGACGCCCACCACCCTCATGGCCCTGCTGCGCACGGTCGCGCTGGGCTGGCGGCAGGAGGCGCTCTCGGAGGATGTCGCGCTGATCCAGCAGCTGGGCCGTGAGCTCTACACCCGGCTCAGCACCACCGGCCGCCACCTGGATCGGCTCGGCGCACAACTCGGCAAGGCGGTCGACGCCTTCAACCACACCGTGTCCTCGGTGGAATCGCGGGTCATGGTGACCGCGCGCAAACTGCACGAGCTGGAGGTCGCCGATGCTCCGGTGCCCGATATCCGCCCGGTCGAATCGTGGCCGCGGGCGGTCGGATTCGCCGGCGACGAACCCGGGTACCGCACGGGCGATCATCGGATCGGAATGGAAGGGAGTGATGCCTGA
- a CDS encoding 4-hydroxy-3-methylbut-2-enyl diphosphate reductase, producing the protein MSSAIPLNVGIVRSAAGDADAPKRVLLAEPRGYCAGVDRAVETVEKALEKHGAPIYVRKEIVHNRHVVETLRERGVIFVDETDEVPEGALVVFSAHGVSPAVHESAAQRNLHTIDATCPLVTKVHQEAKRFARDDFDILLIGHEGHEEVEGTAGEAPEHVQLVDGPDAVDQVRVRDENKVIWLSQTTLSVDETMETVDRLRQRFPNLQDPPSDDICYATSNRQTAVKAMAPECDLVIVVGSRNSSNSVRLVEVALSAGARAAHLVDFAREVDPAWLEGVRTIGVTSGASVPEILVEGVLELLAANGFGEVVPVTTANETLVFSLPRELRAARA; encoded by the coding sequence ATGTCCTCGGCAATCCCTTTGAACGTCGGAATCGTCCGGTCGGCGGCGGGTGATGCCGACGCGCCCAAGCGAGTATTGCTCGCCGAGCCGCGCGGCTACTGCGCCGGTGTGGACCGGGCGGTCGAAACGGTGGAGAAGGCGCTCGAAAAGCACGGCGCTCCCATCTATGTCCGCAAGGAGATCGTGCACAACCGGCACGTGGTGGAAACCCTGCGCGAGCGCGGCGTGATCTTCGTCGACGAGACCGACGAGGTGCCCGAGGGCGCGCTCGTGGTGTTCTCGGCGCACGGCGTCTCCCCGGCGGTCCACGAATCCGCCGCCCAGCGCAACCTGCACACCATCGACGCCACCTGCCCGCTGGTGACCAAGGTGCATCAGGAGGCCAAGCGCTTCGCGCGGGACGATTTCGACATCCTGCTCATCGGCCACGAGGGCCACGAGGAGGTCGAGGGCACCGCGGGCGAGGCGCCCGAGCACGTGCAGCTGGTGGACGGCCCGGACGCCGTCGATCAGGTCCGCGTGCGCGACGAGAACAAGGTGATCTGGCTCTCCCAGACCACGCTGTCGGTGGACGAGACCATGGAGACCGTCGATCGGCTGCGGCAGCGCTTCCCCAACCTGCAGGATCCGCCGAGCGACGACATCTGCTACGCCACCTCCAATCGGCAGACCGCGGTCAAGGCGATGGCCCCGGAATGCGATCTGGTGATCGTGGTCGGCTCGCGCAATTCCTCGAATTCGGTGCGGCTGGTCGAGGTCGCGCTCAGCGCCGGCGCGCGGGCCGCGCACCTGGTCGACTTCGCGCGCGAGGTCGATCCCGCGTGGCTGGAGGGGGTGCGCACCATCGGTGTCACCTCGGGCGCGTCGGTGCCGGAGATCCTGGTGGAAGGTGTGCTGGAACTGTTGGCTGCCAATGGTTTCGGCGAGGTGGTGCCGGTCACCACCGCCAACGAGACGCTGGTCTTCTCGCTGCCGCGGGAGCTGCGCGCCGCGCGCGCGTAA
- a CDS encoding FAD-dependent monooxygenase gives MRNTTVLISGASVAGPALAYWLQRYGFDVTVVEKAPELRAGGQAIDFTGETHMTVLERMGLREEIERHRTGATDMVMVDEAGQQRALISGDFTGGDVEILRGDLASIMYKHTAEYCEYLFGDTITALSETADGVWVEFAHAPARRFDLVFGCDGIHSRVRKLTFGPESDFVTHNGYYYALAGASHWENTQGAQPERAVAYGYNTPGRLAVTGGSKATQLYMFASPQLEYSRDDFDEQRAIVAEKFAGMGGAVPQMLAELPYLSGFYLDSLSKVTMKNFVRGRIALVGDAGYGNTLAGFGTGLAVVGAYVLAGELASADGDHTVAFPRYEEIMTRYTRKADDARPGPFLAPKTALGLRFRNWFVGSRAFGLMVKYGDSAKNDIDLIDYPRQVGA, from the coding sequence ATGCGCAACACCACCGTCCTCATCTCCGGCGCCAGCGTCGCCGGGCCCGCCCTCGCCTACTGGCTGCAGCGCTACGGTTTCGACGTCACCGTCGTCGAGAAGGCCCCCGAACTGCGGGCCGGCGGCCAGGCCATCGACTTCACCGGCGAAACCCATATGACGGTGCTCGAGCGCATGGGCCTGCGCGAGGAGATCGAACGCCACCGGACCGGCGCCACCGACATGGTCATGGTCGACGAGGCCGGACAGCAGCGGGCCCTCATCTCCGGCGACTTCACCGGCGGCGATGTCGAGATCCTGCGCGGCGACCTGGCCTCGATCATGTACAAGCACACCGCCGAGTACTGCGAATACCTCTTCGGCGACACCATCACCGCGCTCAGCGAGACCGCCGACGGGGTGTGGGTGGAGTTCGCGCACGCCCCGGCGCGGCGGTTCGATCTGGTCTTCGGCTGCGACGGCATCCACTCCCGGGTGCGGAAGCTGACCTTCGGACCGGAGTCGGACTTCGTCACGCACAACGGGTATTACTACGCCCTGGCCGGGGCGTCGCATTGGGAGAACACACAGGGCGCCCAACCAGAGCGCGCGGTGGCCTATGGATACAACACGCCCGGACGGCTCGCGGTCACCGGCGGTTCGAAAGCGACACAGCTGTACATGTTCGCCTCACCCCAACTCGAATACTCGCGGGACGATTTCGACGAACAGCGGGCGATCGTCGCGGAGAAGTTCGCGGGAATGGGCGGCGCGGTGCCGCAGATGCTGGCCGAATTGCCTTATCTCAGCGGCTTTTACCTGGACTCGCTGAGCAAAGTGACTATGAAGAATTTCGTGCGCGGTCGCATCGCCCTGGTCGGCGATGCCGGCTATGGCAACACCTTGGCCGGATTCGGAACCGGACTGGCCGTGGTCGGCGCGTATGTGCTCGCCGGTGAATTGGCGTCGGCCGACGGCGATCACACCGTGGCCTTCCCGCGCTACGAGGAAATCATGACGCGCTACACCCGTAAAGCCGACGACGCGCGGCCGGGCCCGTTCCTGGCTCCGAAGACCGCGCTGGGATTGCGTTTCCGCAATTGGTTCGTAGGGTCGCGCGCCTTCGGTCTGATGGTGAAGTACGGCGACTCCGCCAAGAACGACATCGATCTGATCGACTATCCGCGGCAGGTGGGCGCGTAA
- a CDS encoding lipid droplet-associated protein, with the protein MFRPPFLARVAAGAAVYALEETRRLPTTAINFPITAISQMLQTTMHLQQFVTSLALKGDAVFDRLINQPEEQPAWATFDEDEDDEQTPSFASESVRRSRFDLFTADEPAAEAVVTPVEEPTAAAEPVATEPEPVPAESAVQEAAEPETAETPGPAKASTNGHNGHVVAEPAAEPAAVTEPEVAARFDYANLSIAQLRARLRQLSEDDLTTLLTYEQQTFDRAPFVTMLTNRIATVQAGK; encoded by the coding sequence ATGTTCCGACCTCCGTTCCTGGCCCGGGTCGCCGCCGGGGCTGCCGTCTATGCCCTCGAAGAAACTCGCCGGCTACCGACCACCGCAATCAATTTCCCGATCACCGCGATCAGCCAGATGCTGCAGACCACCATGCATCTCCAGCAGTTCGTGACCAGCCTCGCTCTCAAGGGCGACGCCGTTTTCGACCGTTTGATCAACCAGCCGGAAGAACAGCCGGCCTGGGCCACCTTCGACGAGGACGAGGACGACGAGCAAACGCCGAGCTTCGCCTCCGAATCGGTACGGCGGAGCCGTTTCGACCTCTTTACGGCCGATGAGCCCGCCGCCGAGGCGGTCGTCACACCGGTCGAGGAGCCGACCGCGGCCGCCGAACCCGTTGCGACCGAACCCGAGCCGGTGCCCGCCGAGTCGGCCGTGCAGGAGGCTGCCGAACCGGAGACCGCCGAAACGCCCGGCCCCGCAAAGGCTTCCACCAATGGCCACAACGGCCACGTGGTCGCCGAGCCCGCGGCCGAGCCCGCCGCGGTGACCGAGCCCGAGGTGGCGGCCCGCTTCGACTACGCGAACCTGTCCATCGCCCAGCTGCGCGCGCGCCTGCGTCAGCTGTCCGAGGACGACCTGACCACCCTGCTCACCTACGAGCAGCAGACCTTCGACCGCGCCCCGTTCGTCACCATGCTGACGAACCGGATCGCGACCGTTCAGGCGGGTAAGTAA
- a CDS encoding TetR/AcrR family transcriptional regulator, with product MPTPTTLELLWGLPDRPRRGPKPSLTLERILTEAIALADAEGLVNLSMARLAERVGCAKMALYRYVPGRTELTALMLDHVLGTPPEVALSAADPWRTYLRRWTETFYDRAHAHPWANELATGIRPMGPNELAWVDAALRVLADTGLTVPEQFDSVVLLLGHARTIAQQTAATVGDDPAEEQLARELGEVLTAQQERFPYATTAFAAILGGAPAPGEGNALTFGIDRILDGLGALISVRRESA from the coding sequence ATGCCGACACCGACCACCCTGGAGCTGCTCTGGGGCCTGCCCGACCGCCCGCGGCGTGGCCCGAAACCCTCGCTCACGCTGGAGCGCATCCTCACCGAGGCGATCGCGCTCGCCGATGCCGAAGGGCTGGTCAACCTGTCCATGGCCCGGCTGGCCGAACGCGTCGGCTGCGCCAAGATGGCGCTGTATCGCTATGTCCCCGGCCGGACCGAACTCACCGCGCTCATGCTCGACCACGTGCTCGGCACGCCGCCGGAGGTCGCGCTCTCGGCGGCCGACCCCTGGCGCACCTACCTGCGCCGGTGGACCGAGACCTTCTACGACCGCGCGCACGCCCACCCGTGGGCCAACGAGCTCGCCACCGGCATCCGCCCCATGGGACCCAACGAATTGGCCTGGGTGGACGCCGCATTGCGGGTGCTGGCCGACACCGGACTGACCGTCCCCGAGCAATTCGACTCGGTCGTGCTGCTGCTGGGGCACGCGCGCACCATCGCGCAACAGACCGCGGCGACCGTCGGCGACGATCCGGCGGAGGAACAGCTGGCTCGCGAACTCGGTGAGGTGCTGACCGCTCAGCAGGAGCGTTTCCCGTACGCGACCACCGCGTTCGCCGCGATCCTGGGCGGCGCGCCGGCGCCGGGCGAGGGCAACGCGCTCACCTTCGGCATCGACCGCATCCTCGACGGCCTGGGCGCGCTCATCTCCGTTCGCCGCGAGTCCGCCTGA
- the glpX gene encoding class II fructose-bisphosphatase — protein MTASSRREAPDRNLALELVRVTEAGAMAAGRWVGRGDKEGGDGAAVDAMRQLVATVSMRGIVVIGEGEKDEAPMLYNGELVGDGTGAELDFAVDPIDGTTLMSKGSPGAISVLAVAERGAMFDPSAVFYMEKIAVGPDAADVIDLSAPIAENLRRVAKAKNSAISDLTVCILDRPRHAEHMRAVREAGARIRLISDGDVAGAIACARPDSPVDMLIGIGGTPEGIIAAAAMRCLGGALQGKLAPKDDEEKQKAIDAGHDLDRILSTEDLVSGEDVFFSATGVTDGDLLKGVRYYGGGAYTQSIVMRAKSGTVRMIDAYHRLTKLREYASVDFVGDEHATPPLP, from the coding sequence ATGACCGCATCCAGCCGCCGCGAGGCGCCGGACCGCAACCTAGCTCTCGAGTTGGTCCGGGTCACCGAGGCCGGGGCCATGGCCGCGGGCCGTTGGGTGGGCCGTGGTGACAAGGAAGGCGGCGACGGTGCGGCCGTGGATGCCATGCGGCAGCTGGTGGCGACCGTCTCCATGCGCGGCATCGTGGTGATCGGTGAGGGCGAGAAGGACGAAGCGCCCATGCTGTACAACGGCGAGCTGGTCGGCGACGGCACCGGCGCCGAACTGGATTTCGCGGTCGACCCGATCGACGGCACCACCCTGATGTCGAAGGGTTCCCCGGGCGCGATCTCCGTGCTGGCGGTCGCCGAGCGCGGCGCCATGTTCGATCCCTCGGCCGTGTTCTACATGGAGAAGATCGCCGTCGGCCCCGACGCCGCCGACGTCATCGACCTGTCGGCCCCGATCGCGGAGAACCTGCGCCGCGTCGCCAAGGCCAAGAACTCCGCGATCTCCGACCTCACGGTCTGCATCCTGGACCGCCCCCGCCACGCCGAGCACATGAGGGCCGTGCGCGAGGCGGGCGCCCGCATTCGCCTCATCTCCGACGGTGACGTGGCCGGCGCGATCGCCTGCGCCCGTCCCGATTCCCCGGTCGACATGCTGATCGGCATCGGCGGCACCCCCGAGGGCATCATCGCCGCGGCCGCCATGCGCTGTCTCGGCGGCGCGCTGCAGGGCAAGCTGGCGCCCAAGGACGACGAGGAGAAGCAAAAGGCGATCGACGCCGGCCACGACCTGGACCGCATCCTGTCCACCGAGGATCTGGTCTCCGGCGAGGACGTCTTCTTCAGCGCGACCGGCGTCACCGACGGCGATCTGCTCAAGGGCGTGCGCTACTACGGCGGCGGCGCGTACACCCAGTCCATCGTCATGCGCGCCAAGTCCGGCACCGTCCGCATGATCGACGCCTACCACCGCCTGACCAAGCTGCGCGAGTACGCCTCGGTCGATTTCGTCGGCGACGAGCACGCCACCCCGCCGCTGCCCTGA
- the xseA gene encoding exodeoxyribonuclease VII large subunit — MPVRTIAVKVAQWIDRLGAVWVEGQITQMNVRPGTRTAFLVLRDTAADMSLSVTCDPDLLRNSAVPLQEGSRVVVYGKLSFFTGRGTVSLRVTEIRPVGIGELLARIERLKALLAAEGLFDPRLKRPIPFLPNRIGLVTGRASAAEHDVVTVATQRWPAVRFEIRNTAVQGPTAVPQILEAIAALDANPEVDVIVLARGGGSVEDLLPFSDETLCRAIVSATTPIVSAIGHEPDNPISDYVADLRAATPTDAAKRIVPDAATETALLHELRSRAAAALRGWVDRESRALTQLRSRPVLSDPLRLLDQRHDEVERLRTSAQRAVDHLLRGEDTTTRHLREKLSAVGPAATLARGYAVVQRVTGKEREVVRAIEDSPPGTQLRIRVADGAISAAALGSQSLAPRKDS; from the coding sequence ATGCCGGTGCGCACCATCGCCGTCAAGGTGGCGCAGTGGATCGACCGGTTGGGCGCGGTCTGGGTGGAGGGGCAGATCACGCAGATGAACGTGCGGCCCGGGACGCGGACGGCGTTCCTGGTCTTGCGGGATACGGCGGCCGACATGTCGCTGTCGGTGACGTGTGATCCGGATCTGCTGCGCAATTCGGCGGTGCCGCTGCAGGAGGGCAGCCGGGTCGTGGTGTACGGCAAGCTGTCGTTCTTCACCGGCCGCGGCACGGTGTCGTTGCGGGTCACCGAGATTCGGCCGGTGGGCATCGGCGAGCTGCTGGCCCGCATCGAGCGGTTGAAGGCGCTGCTGGCGGCGGAGGGCCTGTTCGATCCGCGGCTCAAGCGCCCGATCCCGTTCCTGCCCAATCGGATCGGGCTCGTCACCGGCCGCGCCAGCGCCGCCGAACACGATGTGGTGACGGTCGCGACACAGCGCTGGCCCGCGGTCCGCTTCGAGATCCGCAATACCGCCGTCCAGGGCCCCACCGCGGTGCCGCAGATCCTGGAGGCGATCGCCGCCCTGGACGCGAATCCGGAGGTGGACGTGATCGTGCTGGCCCGCGGCGGCGGCAGCGTCGAAGACCTGCTGCCGTTCTCGGACGAAACCCTGTGCCGCGCCATCGTTTCCGCCACCACTCCGATCGTCAGCGCCATCGGCCACGAACCCGACAATCCCATCTCGGACTATGTCGCGGACCTGCGCGCGGCCACCCCCACCGACGCGGCCAAACGCATCGTCCCCGACGCGGCCACCGAAACCGCGCTGCTGCACGAACTCCGGTCCCGCGCGGCGGCGGCGCTGCGCGGCTGGGTGGATCGCGAGTCCCGCGCCCTGACCCAATTGCGTTCCCGCCCGGTGCTGTCGGACCCGCTGCGGCTGCTGGATCAACGCCACGACGAGGTGGAGCGGTTGCGCACCTCGGCTCAGCGCGCCGTCGACCATCTGCTCCGCGGCGAGGACACCACCACCCGCCATCTGCGCGAGAAGCTCTCGGCCGTAGGCCCGGCCGCCACCCTGGCCCGCGGTTACGCCGTGGTGCAGCGGGTCACCGGCAAGGAGCGGGAAGTGGTGCGCGCCATCGAGGATTCCCCGCCCGGCACTCAACTCCGTATCCGGGTCGCGGACGGCGCGATCTCCGCCGCCGCCCTCGGCTCCCAATCCCTGGCCCCCCGAAAGGACTCCTGA
- a CDS encoding class II fumarate hydratase, with translation MTDETQYRIEHDTMGEVRVPVDALWRAQTQRAVENFPISGRGLERAQIRALGLLKAACAAVNRDLGLLDKVKADAIIAAAGEIADGRHDDQFPIDVFQTGSGTSSNMNANEVIASIAAREGVTVHPNDDVNMSQSSNDTFPTATHLAATEAVIKDLVPALDHLRLALLDKSTEWKSVVKSGRTHLMDAVPVTLGQEFGGYTRQVSSGIERLLATLPRVGELAIGGTAVGTGLNAPAGFGAKVVAELAKATDLDHLSEARDHFEAQAARDGLVELSGALRTVAISLTKIANDIRWMGSGPLTGLAEIQLPDLQPGSSIMPGKVNPVLPEAVTQVAAQVIGNDAAIAWGGGNGAFELNVYIPVMARNVLESIRLLANVSRLFADRCVSGLVANVDHLKQLAESSPSIVTPLNSAIGYEEAAAVAKQALKEKKTIRQTVIDRGLIGDKLSVEELDRRLDVLSMAKVDNPAE, from the coding sequence ATGACCGACGAGACTCAGTACCGGATCGAACACGACACGATGGGGGAAGTCCGCGTTCCTGTCGACGCGTTGTGGCGGGCGCAGACTCAGCGGGCCGTGGAGAACTTCCCGATCAGCGGACGGGGCTTGGAGCGGGCGCAGATTCGCGCACTGGGTCTGCTGAAGGCGGCCTGCGCGGCGGTGAACCGCGACCTGGGGCTGCTGGACAAGGTGAAGGCGGATGCCATCATCGCCGCGGCCGGGGAGATCGCCGACGGCCGTCACGACGACCAGTTCCCCATCGACGTGTTCCAAACCGGTTCCGGCACCAGTTCGAACATGAACGCCAACGAGGTGATCGCGAGCATCGCCGCGCGCGAGGGCGTCACCGTGCATCCCAATGACGACGTGAACATGTCGCAGTCGTCCAACGACACCTTCCCCACCGCAACGCATCTGGCGGCCACCGAGGCGGTGATCAAGGATCTGGTTCCGGCGCTGGATCATCTGCGGCTGGCGCTGCTGGACAAGTCGACGGAGTGGAAGTCGGTGGTCAAGTCCGGGCGCACCCATCTGATGGACGCGGTGCCGGTGACGCTGGGTCAGGAGTTCGGCGGCTACACCCGGCAGGTCAGTTCGGGTATCGAACGGCTGCTGGCGACGCTGCCGCGGGTGGGTGAGCTGGCCATCGGCGGCACCGCGGTCGGCACCGGGCTCAACGCGCCCGCGGGGTTCGGCGCGAAAGTCGTTGCGGAGCTGGCCAAAGCGACCGATTTGGACCATTTGTCCGAAGCGCGTGATCATTTCGAGGCGCAGGCCGCCCGTGATGGACTGGTGGAGCTGTCGGGCGCGTTGCGCACGGTGGCGATCAGTCTTACCAAGATCGCCAACGACATTCGCTGGATGGGATCGGGGCCGCTGACCGGTCTGGCCGAAATCCAGCTGCCGGATCTGCAGCCCGGTTCGTCGATCATGCCCGGCAAGGTGAATCCGGTGCTGCCGGAGGCGGTTACGCAGGTGGCCGCGCAGGTCATCGGCAATGATGCCGCGATCGCCTGGGGCGGCGGCAATGGCGCGTTCGAATTGAATGTCTACATTCCGGTGATGGCCCGCAATGTGCTGGAGTCGATTCGTCTGCTGGCCAATGTTTCTCGCCTGTTCGCCGATCGGTGCGTCAGCGGTTTGGTCGCCAATGTGGATCATCTGAAGCAGCTGGCGGAATCGTCGCCGTCCATCGTGACTCCCTTGAATTCCGCCATCGGATACGAGGAAGCCGCGGCGGTCGCGAAACAGGCGTTGAAGGAGAAGAAGACAATCCGCCAGACGGTGATCGATCGCGGTTTGATCGGCGACAAGCTTTCGGTGGAGGAACTCGATCGGCGCCTCGATGTGCTCTCCATGGCGAAAGTCGACAACCCCGCCGAATAA